The Streptomyces cyaneogriseus subsp. noncyanogenus region CAGGGCCTGACCCGGCGTCAACCGCCCGGTGAGGATGCGGCGTTTGATCTCCTCCAGCACGTACTGCGTGCGGGAGGGGATCGGCGTGGGGACAGAGGTCATGCGCGCCTCTCGGGTCTCGCGTCTCGAACGGACCGCGTGTCGGGACTCGTGTCGGAACTGTGCCGGGGACTCGTGCGGAACGTCGTGCTCGTCGTGCCGGATCCCGGGAACCGGGTGGGATCTCGCGTATCGGATCTCGCGTATCGCGTCTCATATATGACGTACGAAGTACGACGCGTTGAAGGTAGGAGCGGCTCTGTGTTTCGTCAATGCTTCCGGCAGAGGAAGTTGAGGTTGCCCCCTGCCGAGCCCCTCGTTCCGGCGTGGGACGCGCGGGCCGCGCGGGCGGTGTCGCCGGCCGTCCCGGGCCCGGGGTGAACCCGTTCGCCTTCGCGATGCGCGCCGGCGCCGGTTCCGTACCGTGGCAGGTCGGCGCGGCGGACCGGCCCGGTCAGGGCAGGTCGGCCCGCTTTCGGTCAGCGCCGCCGGCTCAGCGTCCGGCGAGCGCCTCCCGTACCGCCTCCAGGTCACCGTCCGAGGCCAGCCCGGCGTGGTACAGCCGCAGCTCACCGGCGCCGAGCCGGCGCGCCTCGGCCAGGTCGGCCGCGAGCGTGCCGGGGCTGCCGCCCATGCCGGAGACGACGGTGAGGTTGGCGGCGAGGACGGCGCCCGCGACGCCCTGCCGCGCGAAGGGCTCCAGCAGGCCGGGACCTGACGCGCAGGGGACGACGACCCCGTCCGCGACGGACAGGATGTGCGCGGGATCGACCCCGGCGTTGGCGCCGCAGTGGTACGACACCGGGTCCGCGTGCAGCAGTACCTGGAAGCCCTCGGGCGCGGCGGCGCGGACGGCGGCGACGGCCGCCTCCTGGAGGGTGCGGGCGGTGCCGTCCCGCCACGCGCGCGTGGCGTTCGCCCGGGCCTCGCCGAGCAGCTTCTCCACCCCGGCCCAGCCCCCGTCCGACGGCGCTCCCCGCCACACCGGCTCCAGCGCGCCGCGTACGGCCGCCGCGAGCTCGTCGGCGTCCAGGCCCTGCCCGCCGTAGCCGTCCCGGCAGGCCGGGCAGAAGCACAGCGACATCAGGTACTGCCCGGCGTCGCCGAGCCCGACGCCGCCGGTCTTGTCGTGGGCGTGCAGATGGGCCAGCCCGTACCAGCCGAGGGACTCCAGTTCCGTGCCGCGCGCCCCGGGCCGCACCGCCGCCTCGGCGGCCAGGTCGACGAGGTACGCGCGGGTGGCGGGCTGCGCGATGCACGGCGCCCACGGGTAGCGGTCGCCGTAGGCGTTGACGACGGAGGTCTCCGGGTGCTCCGCGCCCAGGCGGGAGCTGTGCGCGAGCACGACCCAGGTGTGCACCTCCAGCCCGGCGCCGGCGAGCGCGGCCGCCGCCTCGCCGTAGGCGTCCCCGGGGGCCCAGTCGCCCGCCTCGTACGGCCGCAGGGGGCGCCCCTCCCAGTGGCCGCCGGGGGGGTAGAGCACGGCGGCGTACTCGGCGGTGACGATCCGGTGCCGGGGGTGGCGGGGGGTCAGCGCGCGCGTGGAGTGGTAGGCGGCCGCGAGGGTCGCCTGCTCCACGCCGAGGGAGGCGAGCCGCGCGGGCGCCTCCGGGTCGCCGTTGACGTCCCAGGGGTAGACGAACGCCGAAGCCTTCACCGGTCCTCCTCCAGCAGCGCGTACCCGTGCTCGATCACCTGGGCGAGCTGTGCGACGTGGTCCTCGGCGGGTTCGTGCAGCGGCGGGCGCACCTCCCCCACGTCCAGTCCGCGCAGCCGCACCCCGGCCTTGACCAGGGAGACGGCGTAACCGGGCCCCTTGGCACGCAGGTCGCAGAAGGGCCCGTAGAAGCCGTCCAGCAGCCGGCGCACGGTGGCGTCGTCGCCGGTGTCCAGCGCCCGGTGGAAGGCGAGGGCGATCTCGGGGGCGAAGCAGAACACGGCGGAGGAGTAGAGCGTGACGCCGAGGGAGCGGTAGGCGAGCTGGGTCTGCTCGGCGGTCGGCAGCCCGTTGAAATACAGGAAGTCGCCGGGGGCCTCGCTGCGGACGGCGCTGACGATCCGCTGCATCAGGCCGAGGTCGCCGACGCCGTCCTTCAGGCCGATGATGCCGTCCGTGCCGGCCAGCGCGGCGACGGTCCGCGGGGTGAACACCGCGTTGTCCCGCTGGTAGACGATCACCGGCAGCGGGGTCGCGGCGGCCACCTCCCGGTAGTGCCGCAGCAGTCCTTCCTGGCCGGCCGCCACCAGGTACGGCGGCATGGCGAGCAGCCCGTCCGCACCGGCCGACTCGGCGAGGCGGGCGTAGCGCACCGCCAGCGCGGTGCCGTATCCGGCGCCCGCGACGACCGGCACCCGGCCCTGCGCCGCCTCCACGGCCGCCCGGACGCACGCCTCGAACTCCTCGGGCGCCAGCGCGTGGAACTCCCCGGTGCCGCAGCAGGCGAAGACGGCCGCGGCACCGGCCTCGACGCCGCGGCGCACATGGGTCCGGTAGACGTCGAGGTCGAGCGCGCCGCCGGGGCCGTAGGCCGTGACGGGGAAGAAGAGCGGCCCGGTGGGGACGGTGAGCCGGGCGGCGAGAGGGGCTGACGTCACGGGCTCTCCCAATCCATCGCTATGTCTTCTATATCTATGATCTACGTCCATATTTCTGAACGGCGCCACGCTAAGGGCCCGCAGCGGGCCGGTCAAGCACACCGGTACCGTGACACGGCAGCCACCTTCCCCCTCCGAACGGCCCCTTGACGCGACCCGCCCCCACTCCTTAGCGTGCCCACGGATATGAACGTCGTACGCCCATATGTACGGCCGCCGATGCAAGGAGACCGAGGATGCCCGCTCCCCGCACCGTTCTGCTCACCGGCGCCGCCGGTGGCCTCGGCACCTTGATGCGGGACCTGCTCCCCGCCTACGGCTACACACTGCGCCTGTTCGACGTGCGCCCGGTCGAGGGCGAGCCCGACGCGATCACCGCGGACCTCGCCGACCGGGACGCCGTGCGCGAGGCGGTCCGGGGCGTCGACGCGATCATCCACCTGGCGGGCATCTCCCTGGAAGCCCCGTTCGAGAAGATCCTGAAGGCGAACATCGAGGGGACGTACCACGTCTACGAGGCCGCCCGCGAGGAAGGGGTGCGCCGCGTCGTCTTCGCCTCCTCCAACCACGCCATCGGCTGCACCCCCCGCCCGCAGGGCGGCACGCCGGTCGAGCCGGACCGGCTGATCCCCGTCGACACGCCGCGCCGCCCCGACACCTACTACGGCCTGTCGAAGTCCTTCGGCGAGGACCTCGCCCAGCTCTACTGGGACAAGCACGGCCTGGAGACCGTCTCGGTGCGCATCGGCTCCTGCTTCCCCGAACCGACCAGCGTGCGCATGCTCTCCGTCTGGATGAGCCCGGCCGACGGCGCCCGGCTCTTCCACGCCGCCCTGACCGCCGAGAACGTCGGCCACACCGTGGTCTACGGCTCCTCCGCCAACACCCGGCTGTGGTGGGACCTGTCCTCCGCGCGGGCGCTCGGCTACGAACCGCAGGACGACTCCGAGCAGTACGCCGAGAAGCTGGTCGCGGAAGAGGGCGAGCTGGACCCGGACAACCCGGCCCACGCCTGCGTGGGCGGCCACTTCGTGACCGACCCGCCGATCTGGCCGTACTGAGCGGCCCGCCCGCGCGCTGCTCGGGCTGCCGCCGCAGTCGGCCGACCGCCGCGGCGCGGCGGCCCGGCCGAACGGGTCCGGTAAGGGAACGGTAAAACGGACTCATTCGTTACTCGTGGCATGACAGCTATGACCCCCGGCTCGAACATCCCCCTCCCCACCGCCCGTGTGACGGTGGACGTCGCCGCCCCGGTGCGGCTCGACGTATCGGGCCTGCTGCTCACCGCCGACGGCAAGGTGCGCTCCGACGACGATTTCATCTTCTACAACCAGCCCTCCGGCCCCGGTGTGACCTACCGCTCCGGCGGCGGCACCGCCCCGGACGCCATCACGATCGACACCGCCGCCCTCCCCCCGGGCATCGAGAAGATCGTCGTCACGGCCAGCCCCGACGCCGCCGGG contains the following coding sequences:
- a CDS encoding 5-dehydro-4-deoxyglucarate dehydratase, which produces MTSAPLAARLTVPTGPLFFPVTAYGPGGALDLDVYRTHVRRGVEAGAAAVFACCGTGEFHALAPEEFEACVRAAVEAAQGRVPVVAGAGYGTALAVRYARLAESAGADGLLAMPPYLVAAGQEGLLRHYREVAAATPLPVIVYQRDNAVFTPRTVAALAGTDGIIGLKDGVGDLGLMQRIVSAVRSEAPGDFLYFNGLPTAEQTQLAYRSLGVTLYSSAVFCFAPEIALAFHRALDTGDDATVRRLLDGFYGPFCDLRAKGPGYAVSLVKAGVRLRGLDVGEVRPPLHEPAEDHVAQLAQVIEHGYALLEEDR
- a CDS encoding NAD-dependent epimerase/dehydratase family protein; translation: MPAPRTVLLTGAAGGLGTLMRDLLPAYGYTLRLFDVRPVEGEPDAITADLADRDAVREAVRGVDAIIHLAGISLEAPFEKILKANIEGTYHVYEAAREEGVRRVVFASSNHAIGCTPRPQGGTPVEPDRLIPVDTPRRPDTYYGLSKSFGEDLAQLYWDKHGLETVSVRIGSCFPEPTSVRMLSVWMSPADGARLFHAALTAENVGHTVVYGSSANTRLWWDLSSARALGYEPQDDSEQYAEKLVAEEGELDPDNPAHACVGGHFVTDPPIWPY